In one Leptidea sinapis chromosome 25, ilLepSina1.1, whole genome shotgun sequence genomic region, the following are encoded:
- the LOC126971952 gene encoding zinc carboxypeptidase-like has protein sequence MNLLVLIVCLAGNVDMIYSTYCGCKTMRPCYEEMLNNLLDVEEDPCIENVAIGASTISIFLRAIKQYCGELVELNDNHYTYENRILYEVVVKSQSTEAKPKIMIEAGQQAGSMPVMMALFLIEQLVACEEYSDMLSKADWVFLPSTNPDGQEYLRNDREPWKKNMVPIDDTLSLGVDISRNFDASWKDCGINDNVFSADYPGPAPNSENETVFITEMLEKHKTNLKVYVSLRRDGHALLYPLASSRKALTTLKEAQNKAGDIANKINQRSGTLQWFRNSSIYDMNGQAFCGHSVDYAFNKYAIPYAYEMRVFPESDTRILSNFQTLPKGYDVSLRNGYFTGIRELYNLVFNVKHH, from the exons atgAATTTGTTAGTGTTGATTGTCTGTTTAGCAG GCAATGTGGATATGATATACTCAACATATTGTGG GTGTAAAACTATGCGCCCTTGTTATGAGGAAATGCTTAACAATCTCCTGGACGTTGAAGAAGATCCTTGTATAGAAAACGTGGCCATTGGTGCTAGTACG ATCTCCATATTTCTTCGGGCTATAAAACAATACTGTGGCGAATTAGTAGAATTGAATGACAATCACTACACATATGAGAATAGAATTTTATATGAG GTGGTAGTAAAAAGTCAGTCAACAGAAGCTAAACCCAAAATAATGATAGAAGCTGGTCAACAGGCTGGGTCTATGCCAGTCATGATGGCATTGTTCCTGATAGAACAGCTGGTGGCTTGTGAGGAGTATAGTGACATGTTAAGTAAGGCTGATTGGGTCTTTTTACCTTCGACCAATCCTGATGGACAGGAATACCTTCGGAAT gatcgTGAACCATGGAAGAAAAATATGGTCCCAATAGACGACACTTTATCATTAGGCGTTGATATAAGTCGGAATTTCGACGCGTCATGGAAAGATTGTGGAATCAACGACAATGTATTCTCCGCTGACTATCCCGGCCCAGCACCTAACTCGGAGAATGAAACCGTATTCATAACCGAAATGTtagaaaaacataaaactaatcTGAAAGTTTATGTTTCCTTAAGACGAGATGGACACGCATTATTGTATCCTTTAGCCAGCAGTAGAAAAGCTTTGACAACTCTAAAAGAGGCTCAGAATAAAGCAGGGGATATCGCTAATAAGATTAACCAGCGCTCAGGAACCTTGCAATGGTTTCGAAACAGTAGTATTTATGACATGAACGGGCAGGCCTTCTGTGGACACAGTGTCGATTACGCATTCAATAAATATGCAATCCCATACGCATATGAAATGAGAGTTTTTCCTGAATCAGATACTAGAATACTCTCCAACTTCCAAACGTTGCCAAAAGGATACGATGTGTCTCTGCGAAATGGATACTTCACAGGGATAAGAGAGCTCTATAATTTAGTATTCAATGTGAAGCATCACTAA